From a single Gavia stellata isolate bGavSte3 chromosome 15, bGavSte3.hap2, whole genome shotgun sequence genomic region:
- the PDP2 gene encoding pyruvate dehydrogenase [acetyl-transferring]-phosphatase 2, mitochondrial, giving the protein MMSRTVSSWILSSARNSTVLQGKGRLYSICIPNRNKIKWKLVFSKTHLYSAGSCSLDNTFSFKKAFRHTSTEEEHFSFQLSPSQINDILRAGELSHKILDLNGKNVNSVLKFESNQLASNTPIEDRRSAATCLQTKGMMFGVFDGHAGSACAQAVSERLLHYIAVSLLSRQTLEEIELAVECMKPVLPILQWHKHPNDVEYREVTSQYFENLRVYWQHLLDLDTELGFSLEEAMMCAFKRLDSDISLEVQAPQENELMRNIALQVAFSGATACVAHIDGVHLHVANTGDCRAILGVHEEDGTWSTLPLTRDHNAFDELEIRRLKREHPRSEEKTLFVNDRLLGILMPSRAFGDVQLKWSKELQHSILENSCDVEALNIYQYVPPNYHTPPYLTAEPEVTYHKLRSKDKFLVIASDGLWEMLSNEKVVKLVAGHLTELSVQKPQLAFEKPVNLGYMHSLLLQRKNRGIVSLDQNIATHLIRHAIGSNEYGEVDQEKLAAMLTLPEDLARMYRDDITVTVVYFNSETIENYYRNNE; this is encoded by the coding sequence ATGATGTCAAGAACTGTGTCATCCTGGATCTTAAGCTCAGCAAGAAATAGCACTGTTTTACAAGGAAAAGGTCGTTTGTACTCCATCTGTATCCCAAATAGAAACAAGATAAAATGGAAGCTTGTTTTCTCCAAAACGCATCTGTActctgctgggagctgcagcttAGACAACACCTTCTCCTTCAAAAAAGCATTCCGACACACTTCTACCGAAGAAGaacatttctcctttcagttGTCTCCATCACAAATCAATGATATACTGAGAGCAGGTGAATTATCCCATAAAATACTGGATTTGAATggtaaaaatgtaaattctgTGTTGAAGTTTGAAAGTAACCAACTGGCATCCAACACCCCTATTGAAGACCGCAGAAGTGCAGCCACTTGCTTGCAAACCAAAGGGATGATGTTTGGAGTCTTCGATGGTCATGCAGGTTCTGCGTGTGCTCAGGCAGTAAGTGAGAGACTGCTTCATTATATAGCCGTTTCTCTCCTGTCTCGGCAAACCTTGGAAGAGATCGAGCTTGCTGTGGAGTGCATGAAACCAGTTCTGCCTATTCTGCAGTGGCACAAGCATCCAAATGATGTAGAGTATCGAGAAGTAACTTcacaatattttgaaaacctccGGGTTTACTGGCAACATTTGCTGGACCTAGACACTGAACTAGGATTTAGTTTAGAGGAAGCCATGATGTGCGCGTTCAAAAGGTTAGACTCAGACATATCACTGGAAGTTCAGGCTCCCCAGGAAAATGAATTGATGAGAAATATTGCCCTTCAGGTAGCTTTTTCTGGTGCAACAGCCTGTGTAGCTCACATTGATGGTGTTCACTTACATGTTGCAAATACTGGTGATTGCAGAGCAATTTTAGGGGTTCATGAAGAAGATGGAACATGGTCTACTCTCCCTCTAACCCGAGACCACAATGCCTTCGATGAACTTGAAATTAGAAGACTGAAGAGAGAACATCCTAGATCTGAGGAGAAAACCCTATTTGTGAATGACAGATTACTGGGGATTCTCATGCCCTCCAGAGCTTTTGGAGATGTGCAATTAAAATGGAGTAAAGAATTGCAACACAGCATTCTTGAGAATAGCTGTGATGTTGaggctttaaatatttatcagtACGTTCCTCCAAATTACCATACACCCCCTTATTTAACTGCAGAGCCTGAAGTCACATACCACAAATTAAGAAGCAAGGATAAGTTTCTAGTTATTGCTTCGGATGGACTATGGGAGATGCTAAGTAATGAGAAGGTTGTAAAACTTGTTGCTGGACACCTTACGGAGCTTAGTGTGCAGAAACCACAACTGGCTTTTGAGAAACCGGTTAATTTGGGTTATATGCACAGCTTGTtacttcagaggaaaaacagaggcaTTGTCTCACTTGACCAGAACATAGCTACTCATTTAATAAGGCATGCAATTGGAAGTAATGAGTATGGGGAGGTGGACCAAGAGAAACTTGCTGCAATGCTGACACTGCCTGAAGACCTTGCAAGAATGTACAGAGATGATATCACGGTTACTGTGGtgtattttaattcagaaacTATTGAAAATTACTACAGAAACAATGAATAG